A DNA window from Camelina sativa cultivar DH55 chromosome 13, Cs, whole genome shotgun sequence contains the following coding sequences:
- the LOC104736687 gene encoding defensin-like protein 1 has product MAKFASIVTLIFAALVLFAAFEAPSMVEAQKLCERPSGTWSGVCGNNNACKNQCINLEGARHGSCNYVFPAHKCICYFPC; this is encoded by the exons ATGGCTAAATTTGCTTCCATCGTCACTCTTATCTTCGCTGCTCTTGTTCTCTTTGCTGCTTTTG AAGCCCCGTCAATGGTGGAAGCACAGAAGTTGTGCGAGAGGCCGAGTGGGACATGGTCAGGAGTTTGCGGAAACAATAATGCTTGCAAGAATCAATGCATTAACCTTGAGGGAGCAAGACATGGATCTTGCAACTATGTCTTCCCAGCTCACAAGTGTATTTGTTACTTCCCATGTTAA